The Pseudomonas sp. FP2309 genome has a window encoding:
- a CDS encoding GNAT family N-acetyltransferase gives MQAVMNPKYPGLSVRVADEGFDAYVWGNDFSFEVSAYGVPQMGARVDQWPVEHIVPYRKCYGIDPEEFASFRDAPDSAIFMAYLDDRPVGHVVVSTNWNGFAHVDELAVALPARRHGVAKALLDVAQFWSRKKNLPGMMLETQNNNLGACRLYERCGYVMGGIDHLRYRGIDPQTREVAIFWYRLFKSDVNKA, from the coding sequence ATGCAAGCTGTAATGAACCCGAAGTATCCAGGGCTCAGTGTGAGGGTCGCCGACGAAGGTTTTGATGCCTACGTGTGGGGCAATGACTTCAGTTTTGAGGTCAGCGCCTATGGTGTGCCGCAGATGGGCGCGCGCGTCGACCAGTGGCCGGTGGAGCACATCGTGCCGTACCGCAAGTGCTATGGGATTGACCCGGAGGAGTTCGCCAGCTTTCGTGATGCGCCAGACAGTGCGATTTTCATGGCCTACCTGGACGACCGCCCGGTGGGGCACGTGGTGGTCAGCACCAACTGGAACGGGTTTGCCCATGTGGATGAGTTGGCCGTGGCGTTGCCCGCGCGGCGCCACGGTGTGGCCAAGGCGTTACTCGATGTAGCGCAGTTCTGGAGCCGCAAGAAAAACCTGCCGGGCATGATGCTCGAAACCCAGAACAATAACCTTGGGGCGTGCCGTTTATACGAGCGTTGCGGTTACGTGATGGGCGGGATCGACCACCTGCGCTATCGCGGCATCGACCCGCAGACCCGCGAAGTGGCGATCTTCTGGTACCGGCTGTTCAAGAGCGACGTCAACAAGGCTTAA